CTATCGTCAGCGCTACCTGGATCTCATCTCTAACGATGAATCCCGTAAGACCTTCAAAATTCGCTCTCAGATCATGGCCGGTATCCGCCAGTTCATGGTCAACCGCGACTTTATGGAAGTGGAAACCCCAATGATGCAGGTGATCCCTGGCGGCGCGTCTGCGCGTCCGTTCATCACCCATCACAACGCCCTGGACCTGGACATGTACCTGCGTATCGCGCCGGAACTGTACCTGAAGCGTCTGGTGGTCGGTGGTTTCGACCGTGTGTTCGAAATCAACCGTAACTTCCGTAACGAAGGTATCTCCGTTCGTCATAACCCAGAGTTCACCATGATGGAACTCTATATGGCGTATGCGGATTACAAAGATCTGATCGAGCTGACCGAATCCCTGTTCCGCACCCTGGCGCAGGACATTCTGGGCACCACGCAGGTTCCTTACGGTGAAGAAGTCTTCGACTTCGGCAAGCCGTTCGAAAAACTGACCATGCGCGAAGCGATCAAGAAATACCGTCCGGAAACCAACATGGCGGACCTGGATAACTTCGATTCTGCGAAAGCGATCGCGGAAAGCATCGGTATCAAGGTTGAGAAGAGCTGGGGTCTGGGCCGTATCGTGACCGAGATCTTCGAAGAAGTGGCCGAAGCGCACCTGATTCAGCCGACCTTCATCACCGAATACCCGGCTGAAGTCTCTCCGCTGGCGCGTCGTAATGACGAGAACCCGGAAATCACCGATCGCTTCGAATTCTTCATCGGCGGCCGTGAAATCGGCAACGGCTTTAGCGAGCTGAACGATGCGGAAGACCAGGCTCAGCGCTTCCAGGATCAGGTTGACGCGAAAGCGGCAGGCGACGACGAAGCGATGTTCTTCGACGAAGACTACGTGACCGCGCTGGAGCACGGTCTGCCGCCAACGGCGGGCCTGGGGATTGGTATCGACCGTATGGTCATGCTGTTCACCAACAGCCACACCATCCGCGACGTGATCCTGTTCCCGGCGAT
This region of Enterobacter asburiae genomic DNA includes:
- the lysS gene encoding lysine--tRNA ligase; this encodes MSEQQAQGADAVVDLNNELKTRREKLAALREQGVPFPNDFRRDHTSDQLHADFDAKENEELEALNIEVAVAGRMMTRRIMGKASFVTLQDVGGRIQLYVSRDDLPEGIYNEQFKKWDLGDILGAKGKLFKTKTGELSIHCTELRLLTKALRPLPDKFHGLQDQEARYRQRYLDLISNDESRKTFKIRSQIMAGIRQFMVNRDFMEVETPMMQVIPGGASARPFITHHNALDLDMYLRIAPELYLKRLVVGGFDRVFEINRNFRNEGISVRHNPEFTMMELYMAYADYKDLIELTESLFRTLAQDILGTTQVPYGEEVFDFGKPFEKLTMREAIKKYRPETNMADLDNFDSAKAIAESIGIKVEKSWGLGRIVTEIFEEVAEAHLIQPTFITEYPAEVSPLARRNDENPEITDRFEFFIGGREIGNGFSELNDAEDQAQRFQDQVDAKAAGDDEAMFFDEDYVTALEHGLPPTAGLGIGIDRMVMLFTNSHTIRDVILFPAMRPVK